In Drosophila simulans strain w501 chromosome 3R, Prin_Dsim_3.1, whole genome shotgun sequence, a single window of DNA contains:
- the LOC6726889 gene encoding serine/arginine repetitive matrix protein 1 isoform X1 has product MLQATDGDKDVGVHGELLQYDFESELGQDHILPLKLNESWAARRLMEALSHLPPNDNNSTNSAPMRFQQRTQQEQEVRRRELMSTKSSAENLATGAPSAATTRLIGNGKVRQMFDERRRGAGIDRSNPLKPIGTLPSPPAPAKSRPQPPMQRLVKSVADLTMRDAPDAPGRRITSDSNNNKFATPRGTVNRNLKPVVTRKTPPAQETTLHQRSPAPQRSPKIQATQRVAGGTAAARPAARHSPPIVRRAEPKSPVKKVNMDTTSAIPEGTALCRYCGRHFNTDRLAKHEEVCQRMLTTKRKIFDASKQRIEGTEAAAFNMKSKGNRNRSTYSSAAQQKGLTTGVKKNNWRKKHEDFIQSIRAAKQVKAHLARGGKLSDLPPPPPSENPDYIQCPHCGRRFNEQAAERHIPKCVNMVHNKPRNGPPPKKR; this is encoded by the exons ATGTTGCAAGCGACGGACGGGGACAAGGACGTGGGCGTGCACGGAGAGCTGCTCCAGTACGACTTCGAGTCAGAGCTCGGCCAGGATCACATCCTGCCCCTGAAGCTCAACGAGTCCTGGGCAGCCAGGCGCCTCATGGAGGCGTTGAGTCACCTTCCACCTAATGACAATAACAGCACCAATTCTGCACCC ATGCGTTTCCAGCAGCGCacgcagcaggagcaggaggtgcGTAGGCGGGAGCTGATGAGCACGAAGTCGAGTGCCGAGAACCTGGCCACTGGAGCACCCAGTgccgccaccaccaggttGATCGGGAATGGGAAAGTGCGCCAGATGTTCGACGAGCGTCGTCGCGGAGCGGGCATCGATCGCAGCAATCCCCTCAAGCCGATCGGCACTCTCCCCTCGCCACCCGCCCCAGCAAAATCTCGCCCGCAGCCTCCGATGCAGCGTCTCGTCAAGAGCGTGGCCGACCTGACCATGCGGGATGCACCGGATGCACCAGGCAGGAGGATCACTAGCgacagcaataacaataagtttGCCACGCCCCGCGGTACTGTGAACCGCAACCTTAAGCCCGTGGTCACCCGCAAGACACCGCCGGCCCAGGAGACCACGCTCCACCAACGTTCCCCCGCGCCACAACGCAGTCCCAAGATTCAGGCGACCCAACGAGTAGCTGGAGGAACCGCTGCTGCCCGGCCAGCCGCTCGTCATTCGCCGCCAATAGTTCGACGG GCGGAGCCCAAATCCCCAGTTAAAAAGGTCAACATG GACACAACGTCTGCAATCCCAGAGGGCACCGCTTTATGCCGCTACTGCGGACGTCACTTCAACACGGATCGTCTGGCGAAGCACGAGGAGGTGTGCCAGCGCATGCTGACCACCAAACGCAAGATATTCGATGCCTCCAAGCAGCGGATCGAGGGCACCGAGGCCGCGGCGTTCAATATGAAGTCGAAGGGCAATCGCAACCGTTCAACTTACAGTAGTGCTGCCCAGCAGAAGGGTCTGACCACTGGAGTGAAGAAGAACAATTGGCGCAAGAAGCACGAGGACTTCATTCAGTCGATTAGGGCGGCCAAGCAGGTGAAGGCGCACTTGGCGCGCGGCGGCAAGTTGAGCGAtctgccaccgccgccaccttCAGAGAATCCAGACTACATCCAGTGTCCCCACTGTGGTCGCCGATTCAACGAACAGGCCGCGGAGCGTCATATCCCCAAGTGCGTTAACATGGTGCACAACAAGCCCCGTAACGGGCCGCCGCCAAAGAAGCGTTGA
- the LOC6726889 gene encoding serine/arginine repetitive matrix protein 1 isoform X2, with protein sequence MASHGSGDMKTSRLAQMQMRFQQRTQQEQEVRRRELMSTKSSAENLATGAPSAATTRLIGNGKVRQMFDERRRGAGIDRSNPLKPIGTLPSPPAPAKSRPQPPMQRLVKSVADLTMRDAPDAPGRRITSDSNNNKFATPRGTVNRNLKPVVTRKTPPAQETTLHQRSPAPQRSPKIQATQRVAGGTAAARPAARHSPPIVRRAEPKSPVKKVNMDTTSAIPEGTALCRYCGRHFNTDRLAKHEEVCQRMLTTKRKIFDASKQRIEGTEAAAFNMKSKGNRNRSTYSSAAQQKGLTTGVKKNNWRKKHEDFIQSIRAAKQVKAHLARGGKLSDLPPPPPSENPDYIQCPHCGRRFNEQAAERHIPKCVNMVHNKPRNGPPPKKR encoded by the exons ATGCGTTTCCAGCAGCGCacgcagcaggagcaggaggtgcGTAGGCGGGAGCTGATGAGCACGAAGTCGAGTGCCGAGAACCTGGCCACTGGAGCACCCAGTgccgccaccaccaggttGATCGGGAATGGGAAAGTGCGCCAGATGTTCGACGAGCGTCGTCGCGGAGCGGGCATCGATCGCAGCAATCCCCTCAAGCCGATCGGCACTCTCCCCTCGCCACCCGCCCCAGCAAAATCTCGCCCGCAGCCTCCGATGCAGCGTCTCGTCAAGAGCGTGGCCGACCTGACCATGCGGGATGCACCGGATGCACCAGGCAGGAGGATCACTAGCgacagcaataacaataagtttGCCACGCCCCGCGGTACTGTGAACCGCAACCTTAAGCCCGTGGTCACCCGCAAGACACCGCCGGCCCAGGAGACCACGCTCCACCAACGTTCCCCCGCGCCACAACGCAGTCCCAAGATTCAGGCGACCCAACGAGTAGCTGGAGGAACCGCTGCTGCCCGGCCAGCCGCTCGTCATTCGCCGCCAATAGTTCGACGG GCGGAGCCCAAATCCCCAGTTAAAAAGGTCAACATG GACACAACGTCTGCAATCCCAGAGGGCACCGCTTTATGCCGCTACTGCGGACGTCACTTCAACACGGATCGTCTGGCGAAGCACGAGGAGGTGTGCCAGCGCATGCTGACCACCAAACGCAAGATATTCGATGCCTCCAAGCAGCGGATCGAGGGCACCGAGGCCGCGGCGTTCAATATGAAGTCGAAGGGCAATCGCAACCGTTCAACTTACAGTAGTGCTGCCCAGCAGAAGGGTCTGACCACTGGAGTGAAGAAGAACAATTGGCGCAAGAAGCACGAGGACTTCATTCAGTCGATTAGGGCGGCCAAGCAGGTGAAGGCGCACTTGGCGCGCGGCGGCAAGTTGAGCGAtctgccaccgccgccaccttCAGAGAATCCAGACTACATCCAGTGTCCCCACTGTGGTCGCCGATTCAACGAACAGGCCGCGGAGCGTCATATCCCCAAGTGCGTTAACATGGTGCACAACAAGCCCCGTAACGGGCCGCCGCCAAAGAAGCGTTGA